CTTGCGGCGCAGGTCAATGATTAGCGGGCTGGCCAGGGTGCTTTCGGCCACGGCGGTGAAAAAGCCTCCCGGCCGGAAACGCATGATAAGGACCATGATCAGCCCGTACACCAGAAAACGGGTCTCGGCCGGGAGGCCGAATTTGGGCAGGGCCACCCGCAGCACCTCGCCCAGGGAGATGAGCACCACCGCGCCGATGAGCGCCCCGCGTATGTTGCCAAGCCCCCCCAGGACCACCATGCACAGGACCAGGAAGGATTCCCAGAACTTGAACATGTCCGGGGACAAAAACATGGCCCAGCGGGCGTAAAAGCATCCGGCCAGGGCGCCGATGCCCGTGGACACGGCAAAGGCGATGACCTTGTAGGCGAAGAGATTCACGCCGGTGGAGGCGGCGGCCATGGGGTCTTCGCGGATGGCCAGCCAGGCCCGGCCCAGGCGCGAATCCTCCACCCGGCGAAGGACCACATAGACCATGAACACCATGGCCATGCCCAGGTAATAATACGGCTCCTCGCCGGAGAAAACATACCGCCAGTCCCACTCGGGATTGAGGAGCCTCGAGAGCCAGGACAGGTCGAGCGACACCGGGGCGATGCCCGGCAGCCCCAGGGGGCCGCGCGTGAGCCAGATCTCGTTGGTCAGGAAAAGGACCACCAACTCCGAGAAGCCAAACGTCACGATGGCGAAATAGTCCCCCACCAGCCGCAGGGTGGGCGCGCCCAAAACAATGCCCCACAGTGCGCCGTTGAGCACCGCCAGGGGCACGATGATCCAGAAGGACAGATCGTAGTTGAGGGTCAAAAGCCCGGCGGTGTAGGCCCCGATGCCGTAAAAGCCCACGTACCCCAGGTCCAAAAGCCCGCAGAAGCCGGGCAGAATATTGAGGCCCATGGCCAGGACCATGTAGACCATGACCAGGACCACGACGTGCAGCACGTAGACGTCGCTGACCGGGGTCAGGGGATAGGCCAGGGCCGCCGCCAGAAGCAGATATTTCAATGGTCCAAGGAGTGCCGTGACGCCGCGCATAGGTAGAAACCGGGGTGAAAGGGTGTCGAGATGGTCCGGCCGGGCCGGATCAGGCCTTTTCCGTGACGGCCCGGCCCAAAAGGCCGGAGGGCCGCAAAATGATGACCAGGATCATGATGGCGTAGGCCACGCCGTCGCGATAGGGGGAGGACACGTATCCAGCCCCCAGCGTCTCGGCGATGCCCAAAACCACCCCGCCGAACATGGCCCCGGGCACGGAGCCGATGCCGCCCAGAACCGCTGCGGCGAAGGCCTTGACCCCGGCGTTGTAGCCCATGGTGGGGTACATGGTGTTGTAGAACATGGAGACCATGATGCCGGCCATGGCCCCCAGCCCCGAGCCCAGGGCGAAGGTGAAGGCGATGACCCGGTTGACGTTTATGCCCATGAGCGAAGCGCACACCCGGTTCTGGGCCAGGGCCCGCATGGCCGTGCCGGTCCTGGTCTTGGTGATGATCACATTGAGAAGGATCATGAGCGAAATGGCCACGATATAAATGGTCATCTGCATCCAGGAGATGTTCACGTCGCCAAACGACAGGGCCGTCACCTTGAAAAAGGCGGGCAGGGCCTCTTTGACGAAGGGCAGCGGGCGGCTGCCCCAGATGATCATGGCCAGATTCTGAAGAAAGATGGACATGCCGATGGCGGTGATCAGGGCCGCCAGCCGGGGGGCGTTGCGCAAGGGGCGGTAGGCCACCACATCCAGGAGCACGCCCATGAGCGCGCAGCAGGCCATGGACAAAAGAACGGCCACGATCAGCGGCGCACCGAACACGGTGAGAAAGGTCATGCACAAAAACGCGCCGAACATGTACACCTCGCCATGGGCGAAGTTGATGAGTTCGATGACGCCGTAGACCATGGTGTAGCCCACGGCGATCAGCGCGTAGATGAGCCCCAGGGTGAGTCCGTTGACCAGTTGTTGTTCGAGCAAGGCCGACTCCCGCCGCGTTCGCCGCCCCTGTCGAGGCGGCCATTGTGAATGGTGTTCCCAGCCGGTGTCCGGGACCGCGTATGGGCCCGGCTTGTAACGAAACAGGCTGGAGGGTGTCCAGCCTGTTTCGTGTTCGAATGCGTGTTCGCCGCCCTAGTCCATCTGCTTGGGGGCCGGGACGAAGGCGTTGCCCTTGACCGTCTTGACATAGGCGGGCTTTAAGCAGTCGCCGTTTTGGTCGAAGTAGTTGACGCCGGTGATGCCCTTGTAGCCCTTGTCGGCGGTGTTGATTCCGGCCAGATAGTCGCGGATCTTGGCCCGGTCGGCGCCGACCTTGGCGATGGCGTCGGCCAGCATCCCGGTGGCGTCGTAGGCGTTGGCGCTCATCCAGTCCACGTCGCGGCCGAAACGGGCCTTGAAGGTCTCGATGAACTTTTTGGCGTCGGGACCGGCGGTCTCGGCCAGAAAGGGGGCGGTCAGGTACAGGCCGTCGGCGGCGTCGCCGGCCAGTTTGATGTAGTCGGCGTTGTCGAAGCCGTCCGCGCCGAACTTGGGCACGTCCAGGCCGATCTTTTTGGCCTGGTCCACGATGAGCGCGCCCTCGGGATAGTACCCGGCGATGAAAAGGGCCTCGGGGGCGCCGCCCTTCATCTTGGTCAGCTGCGGGTTGAAGTCCTGGGCGCCCTTCATGTAGGCCTCTTCGCCCACGATGGTCAGGCCGAGGGTCTTGGCCTCTTTCACGAAGGCGTCCTTGAGGCCGATGCCGTAGTCGTTGTTCTCATAGAACACGGCGATCTTTTTCAGGCCCATGACCTTGTCCACATACTGGGCCAGAAACTTGCCCTGGAAATCGTCGCGGTAGACGTTGCGGAAGGACCAGACATTGCCCTTGGCGTCTTTGTTCTTGTCGGTGATGGTCACGCTGGTGGCCGTGGGGGAGATGGCGGCGATGCCCTCGCGCACGTAGGTGGGCAGGGCGGCCAGATGGGCCGAGGAGCACAGATGGCCGACGATGCCCACGATGGCCTTGTCGTTGGCGATCTTGGTGGACACGGTGGCCGCCTCGCGCGGTTCGCACTGCTCGTCCAGGTACACGGCCTCGACCTTTTTGCCGCCGATGCCGCCTGCGGCGTTGATCTCTTCCACCTTGAGCGTCACGCCGGCCTTGACGTTCTCGCCGAATCCGGCGGCGCTGCCGGTGTAGGGAGAGGGCACGGCGATCTTGATCACGTCGTCGGCCAGGGCCGGGACGGCGGCCAGGAGAAGCCCCATCAGGCAGGCGGTTCCAAAAAATTTCAGACCTTTGCCGAGCATGTCTTCCTCCTTACGAAAATGGGTTTGGCGTCGTTCGCCCCAAGGGGACGGGAACAGGCATTTTCCCGGGGAACCGGGTCCATCCGGGCTTGCTCCCCGTGCCGCCATGCATTCACCAAAACGTCACAAAAAGCAATGCCAAAGCGCCCGGCGACCGGCCGCTCCGCGCTACTTGGCCGGTTTGTCCCCGGCCTCGGGCGGATTCTCCAACTCGCTTTTGGCCTGGCTCCTGGTCCGCTCGTCGACCGCCGGGGAATCCATGACCGCCCGCAACTGCTCGGCGGCCTTGTCCATGTCCCCCAGGGCATACTTGTACAAGAGCCCCAGATTGAACCGGGCCCGGAAGTCCGCTGCGTTTTTGGCCAGGATGGCCTCGAAGGCGGCTTTGGCCTCTTCGGCCTTGCCGGTGTTGTACAGGGCGATGCCCTTGTCGTTTAAAATCTGCGGATTGTCCGGGTCGAGGCCTGCGGCCTTTTCCAGAAAGATCAGGGCCCGGTCGTAGGCCCCCATCATCATGAACCGCTCGGCCAGCTCCAGTTGCACGGCCGGGTTGTCCGGCTCGTCTTTCTGGCGCTGCATGAGCTCCATGATTTCCTTCATGGGACCGCTGTCGGCCATGCCGCCCATGCCGCCCATGCCCTGGGGCATGGCGGGCGTGTCGGTGCGCACCACCCGGGAGGGATTCTCGGCCCGGTACAGAAACGAGGACACAAACATGGCCACCAGGGCCAACCCCATGAGCGCGGCCACGCTGCGGCCGATCAGGGCGTTTTTGCCGTCGTCCTGGGCAGTCGTGTTACGGATTGTCGTCACGCATGATCTCCAGACGTTTGAGGCGTTTTTGCAGCCGGGCCTGGACCCGGGACAGAAAGAGCAGGTAGCCGCCGACCCCGATCCACACCAGGGCGTTGGCCACAAACAGATAGGTTTCTTTTTCCATGACGCGATCCCTTATCCGATGCGGTCCAGGGTTATGGCGGCCATTTCGGCCTCGGCGGCCGAGAGGGACAGACGCAGGCGCACCAGGGTCACGGACAACAGCCCGAAGGCCACGACCCCGGCCACAAGGGTCGCCAGCATCTCGGGTTCCAGGCCGCCGCCCTGGGCCCCCAGCACCGCCGGGTGGATGCTGCGCCAATACCGGGCGGACACGAACACCAGGGGCACGTCCAGAAAGGCCGCCACCCCGAGCACGGCGCACACCAGCCGCCTGCGCTGGGGGCCCATGTCCGAGGCCCGCAGGACCAGATAGGCGGCGTAGACGAACCACATGACAAGCGTGGTGGTGAGCCGGGGATCCCAGGTCCACCAGACGTTCCAGATGGGCCGGGCCCACATCATGCCGGTGACCAGGGCCAGGCCGCTGAAGAGCACGCCCAGTTCGGCGCAGGCCCCGGCCAGACGGTCCCATTTGGGATCGCGGCGCAAAAGGTAGAGGACCGAGGCCACGAACACCACGGCGAAGGCGACCATGGACCACCCGGCCATGGGCATGTGCATGTAGAAAATTTTTTGGACCACGCCCATGCTGGCCTCCACCGGGGCGTAGAACCAGATGAGGTACTGGGCGGCCGCAAAGGCCAGGACGGTGGCGAGGCTTAAGATGGTCATGCGTCTCCAAACCATGCGGGTCCGGAATGCGACCCACAGGGACGGCTAACCCGCGAAAGGATTGATAATGCGCAGTCGGTCTTCAAACAGCCGACCGTTCTGAAAATCTTCCGTCAACAGTTCGCCGCATCCGGCCAACAGCGCCGAGGCGGCGACAACCCCGTCCCAATAGGGCAACCCGTGATCGGAGCACAACCGAAGGGCCTTGCGCACAGCCGCAGTCCCGACCTCGACGATTTCGAACACCTCGCCCATGCCGACGACGATATCGGAAAGGACATCATTGGGAACGCCGAATTTTCGGTGCATCACCCAGACGAATTCCCCGAGCACCTGGCTGCTGGTCACGACCTCCTGCCCGAGAAGGGCGACCGCCACATCGCGCTTGTCCGGCTCCGTGGACGAATAGGCGTACACGAGGACGTTGGTGTCGAGAAACCGCCTACCGGCCACCGTGAATCTCGTCGCGGTCGAAAACGTATCCCCTGGTATCGACCCGCACTGTATCCAGCAACAAATCCCGGGCAATGTCCTGTTCGGTCTTGATCGTCACCACTAACGTCTTACCCTGATAGATTTCGGGCAGATCCATGTGCAACACGCCCTCTCCGGCCTTCGTCTTCTTGCGTACAACGAGCATGCTCACCTCCCGCCTGTCTCCGGCCGGGAATCCGGTCCATATCCCTGCAAAACGCAGGGAGGCCGCGACGCCTGCCCAAGAGCCCTGCGCCATCAATCTTCCGGTTTGCTACCTGGAAACAGGCGGAAAAACAATCGCCGCCCCTAGTCCTCGCCGCTGTAAAGCGATGGAAAAAGGGCCAGGGCCGCCGCCGTGAACACCGCGTCGAAGGCCAGGGCCATGCCCAGCCACAGCCCCGTGTCGGCAGGCTCGCCCGAGAGCACCCCCTCGGTCAGCCGGATGGCGGCCAGAAGAAGCGGCGTGAGCAGCGGGAAAAGCACCACGGTCAAAAGCGATTCCCGGGCCCCGCGACCGGCGGAGATGGCCCCCAGAAGCGACCCCAGGGCGACGATCCCCCAGTCGGCGGCCAGGATGAACACAAGCCCGGACACAAGCGATCCGGCCGGACGCTGCCCCAAAAAGGCCACCACGGCCGGGGCGAATACCGCCTGGCAGGCCAATAAAAGCGCCATCCCGGCCGCCGCCTTGCCCAGCCACACGGCCTGAACCGGCGCGGGCGACAGCAAGAGTCCGTCCCGGCAGCCCCCTTCCTCCAGGGAATACAGGGTGTTGAAGACCAACACCTGCCCGAAGGCCGTGGCCAGCCAGAACACGGCCGCCGCCGAAAGCGGCGGGAAAAGCTCCCCGGGATCGCGCGACAGGCTGAAAATAAAGATCAGGATGAGCCCCAAAAGCACGGTCTGGGCCGGTCCCTGGGCCCCGGCCAGCGACAGGCGCAGATCCTTGGCGGCCACGGCCGCCGCCCGGCTCAGCATGCCCCCGCCGCGCCGAACGCCCCGGCGTCGAACTCCCGGGCAGGACCGCAAAAAACCGCCCTCGTGCCGGCCAGATGCAGCACCCGGTCGGCCAGGGGAAGATCCCCGGCCACGTCGTGGCTGACCATGACCACCCCGGCCCCGGCCGAGCGCAAGGCCGCGATCTCCCGGCGCAGAAGCGCCGCCGAGGCCATGTCCAGGCCCGAGGCCGGTTCGTCCAGAAAGAGAAGACCGGGGGCCTGGGCGAACACCCTGGCCAGATCCAGCCGCTGGGTCATGCCCCGGGAGAACACCCCGGCCGGTTCGTCGGCGAAATCCGCCAGCCCCACCCTCTCCAGAAGGGCCATACGCGCCTGCCGGTCCAGGTTTCGGCCATGCATCCGGGACCAGAAGGCCAGGTTGGCGTCAGCCGTGAGCCTGGGATAGACAAAGGGGCGATGCCCCAGAAAGGCCGCCTGCCCCGGCTCGGCAAAGTGCTCCACCTGCCCCGGTTCGGGCCGGGCCAGCCCGGCCATGATGCGCAGCAGCGTGGACTTTCCCGCGCCGTTTTTCCCCACCACCAGCATCACCTCGGCGGCCCGGACCTCGGCCTCGATGCCGCGCAGGACCGGACGCTCCCCGTAAAACTTGCCCACCTTGCCAAGCCGCACAAGCACCCTCGGCCCGGGTATGGACGCAGGCATGGCCATGGACCGCCTAGGCCTCCCCGTCCCCGCCGCCCGGGCGGGTCCGGAAGCGCGTAAGCCCCACGAATCCGGCCAGACACATGATGGTTCCGCCGATCCATATCCAGTTGACCAGGGGATTGACGCTGATTTTGACGCTGATGGACTTCTGCTCGGTGAAGCTCAAGAGCACGGCGTAGAGCTCGTCGCCCAGGGAAAAGACCGTGGACACCTCGGCAAAGGGCTGCTCGAAGCCGCGATAGATGCGCCGTTCCGGGGTCAGCTCGGACACCTTCCGGCCGTCCTTCTCCACGGCGATCACGGCCTGGGCCACGCTTAGGGCCTCGCCCTCGGTGATGGCCAAGTCCTGGTAGACCAGGCGGTAGCCGCCCACCTTCATGTCCGCCCCCGGGGCCAGGATGGCCTCCTTGGCGCTCTGGTAGGGCCCCGACACGGCCACCCCCAGAAACAGAAGCGCCGTCCCGGCATGGACCAGATAGCCGCACAGCCCGCCCTTGGCGCTGCGCGCGGCCCGGTCGCGCACAAAAAGAAGCGCGATCCCGGCCAGGGCCCCGATGGCCCCCACGGCCGCGGCCAGGGCCACGGGATGGGTCATGCCCGAAACGTACAGGGCCACGCCTACGGCCAGGGAAAACACCCCCAGGGCCACGGCCGCTTTGCGGTCGCGCACCCCGTCCTTCCAGGACAGCCAGGGACAGACGATCAATAAAAGGGCCACCACCGCGAACAGGGGGTTGCAGGCCCGGTTGTAGAAACCGGCGTCCAGGCCCACGGCCTTGGCGCTCCACAGGGTGCTGATGACCGGCCACATGGTGCCCAGGATGACCACCAGAGACAGGGCCGTAAAAAGCCAGGCCAGGACCACCAGCGCCCCGGGCAGGCTCACCAGGCCCGGCAGGGGCCGGGCTTCGCGCTCCGGGTCGCCGCCCAGGCGCAAGGCGGCCACGGTCAGGGCCAGGCCGAAGAGAATAAACACCAGGAGCGGCCGCGACACGCCGCCTTCGCCAAAGGCGTGCAGGGACTCCACCACCCCGCTGCGCACCAGATAGGTGGCGAAGATGCTGGAGAGAAAGGTCAGGCTGACGAGCAGGACATTGGTTTTGAGAAGCGCGCCCCGGCGGCGCTCCACCACGGCGGTGTGGATGAAGGCCGTGCCCATGAGCCAGGGGATGAGCGAGGCGTTTTCCACCGGATCCCAGGCCCAGTAACCGCCCCAGCCCAGCTCCATGTACGACCACCAGCCGCCCAGGACGATGCCCGCGGTCAGAAAGATCCAGGCCAGAAGGATGTAGTTGCGCCCGGCCCGTATCCAGGAAATCCTCTCGCCGGACAGCCATGCGGCCAGGGCCAGGCAGCAGGGTACGGTGAATCCGGCATAGCCCAGAAACAGAAGCGGCGGATGAAAGATCATGCCCGGGTTGCGCAGGAGGGGATTTAAGCCCCGGCCCTCATGGGGCGGCGGGACAAGCTCCATGAAGGGGGTGCTGGGGCCGGTCAGCAGCAACAGGAAAAAGGCCTCCACGCCCAGGTAAAAGAGCCAGAACAGCCGTTTGGTCTGCGGTGCAAGGGCCCGGTATGCCGCCGTGTTGGCGAAAAGCGACCCGAAAAGGCCCAGAGTGAGCATCCAAAACAGAAGCGACCCGGCCTGCCCGGCCCAGAAGGCGGTGACCGTGTAAAAAAGCGGCAAAAACGAGTCCGTGTATTCGGCCACATACTGGAAGGAAAAGTCCCTTTCCCACAGGGCGACGACCAACACGGCCGAGGCCACGGTGGTCAAAACGAAAACCCCCGACTGGGCGCGTTCGTACCACAGCAGGCCGTCGTTTTCGCCGCGCCAGGTCTTCATGGCGGCCACGACCGCCGCAAAAAGGGATACCAGAAGGGACGCCATAAGGGCCCAATAGGCCACGAAATGCATGGAAACTCCTTTGTCTGAAGCCGATAGTCCCGGTCGTTCGGAAGAACGCCTCTTTTCCCGACCCCGGCCCGGGCAGGCCCGGACAGGCCCGGACGCGACTGGCGGGAAAACGCCGGTCCCGGGGGGATCGTCCGCCCCGCGCGCCGCAGGGGCCTTGGCCGGACGGCCCGGCGGCCGGTTTTCCGGACAGGCGTCGCGCAGCGGTTATAAAAACGGGGCGTGTGGCCCGATGCCGCACACGCCCCCGTCCCTCACGTCGAAACCCCTGTCGCGTCCTCGAACCTGGCGTACTGATTGATAAAAACAACTCTTTGAAAAATTCTTTTTTTCTTAAAAAATACCGGCGTATTTTTTACGCAACGCAACACCCCTCGCCGTTTATCCGGAAACGAACCGTCACCCGGTCTTTTCCCGGTTCTGCTTCTCGTACTTGGACGGACACTTGGTCATCAGCGAATTGGCCCCGAAGACGCCCGAGCCGGAATCGAAACCGCCCTCCACGATGACCTCGGCCCCGGGCTTGAAGGTGTCGGGCACCGCGCCCTTGTAGTCCACCCACAGGGTTTTGGCGGTGTTGTCCTTATCCTCAAGCTTGAATTTGACCCCCAGGCCGCCCTGCGGGGAGGTGAGGCCTTCGGCGGCCACGGTGCCGAACAGGCGCACCTTGTGGAGCTTGCCCGGCTCCATGGCCATGGCCTCGGAGACGTTCAGGAAATAGGAGCTGTTCTCGCCCAGCCCGGAGACGACAAGATAGCCCAGCCCCCCCAGAAAGAGGACCAGGGCCGCTGCATAGATGCCTTTGGAGCCGTTTTTTTTCATGGTCGCGCTCATCCGTCGCGTGGAGGTTCGTCGGAATCGCCCGGCACGGTCATCTTCGTGAGCAACTGGCTGCGCCGCGTCCGGGCTAATTCCCTCATATCAGCCACCTGGTCGGTCTCGTCAACGATTTCCTTGCCCAATATCTCTTCCAGCACGTCTTCCAGGCTGACCACGCCGCTGACGCCGCCGTATTCGTCGAGCACCACGAAAAGATGGGTGCGCGACTCCAGAAACTTCACCAACAGCCGGTCCAGGGTCATGGACTCGAGCACGAACCGCACCGGCTTCATGAGCTGGGCCATGGTCAGGTTGTCCTGGTCGTTGGCCAGGGCCTCCAACACCTGTCTGCGGTAGACGATGCCCACCATGTCTTCCGGGTCGTCCGCATCGTGGACCGGGATGCGGCTGTGGGGCCAGAACGTCCCCTTGGCCATGCCCGTGGTCATGGTCGCGGCCAGGGAGAAGACCACGGTGCGCGGGGTCATGATGTCGCTGACGGTCTTGTCGTCCAGCGACAGGATGTTTTTGATGGACAATTCTTCATAAGGCTTAATCACGCCTTCCTTGCGGGTCAAGCTGACCACGGCCCGCAGATCCTCCTCGGTGGACACCGGGCCCTTGCGCTTGGGGCGCACCATGCGGGCCATGAGCCCGCCCACCCAGATCAGCGGCGTCAGGGCCACGATCATGACCTGGATGGGCACGGCCAGATAGGGGGCCAGCCTGCGGTTGTAAGCCACACCCACGGTTTTCGGCAAAATCTCGCCCAAGGCCAGGATCAACAGGGTGAACCCGGCGGTGAATATCCACACCTGTTCCGGCTCGAACACGGCGGCGGCGGCGGCCCCGGCCACGGCGGCCCCGGCCGTGTTGGCCACGGTATTGAGGGTCAGGATGGCGGTGATGGGCTTTTCCACGTTTTGGCGCAGGTAGTACAGGTGCTCCCCGGCCTTTTTCCCGTCCTTGCGCAGCTTCTCGATGAAGCTCCAGGGAACGGAATAGAGCATGGCCTCGCTCATGGAGCAAAAGGCGGACACGAGCACGGCGATGGCTACGGAGAGGATAAGGGTCAGCATGGGCAATGGGCCGCGACGGCGCAACAGCGCGTCCGGACACCGGGCGTTTGGAGAAACCTGGGGCGCACAGGGAAGGTTGCGAACTGGCGAAACGGATCGTGTTCCATTAGGGTAATGCGCTCCGGGCGGTTGCCGCCCCAAAAACGCATTTGTCCTTCTTATGTATTTTTCATCCGCCTGTAAAGGAGCCTTCATGCCACCCCTGTATTTTGATCACAACGCCACCACCCCCGTGGCCTCCCGGGTTGTTGCGACCATGCGGCCCGTGTTCGAGAGCCATTTCGGCAACCCCGGCAGCGCCCATATCTGGGGGCTTCAGGCCAAAAAGACCCTGGATGCGGCCCGCTTCCGCGTCGCGGCCCTGATCGGCGCGACGCCTGGGGAAATCGTCTTCACCGGCTGCGCCACGGAGAGCAACAACACCGTGGTCTTCGGCCATTTCCCGGATCGATCCGGACACCTGGCGGTCTCGGCCGTTGAGCACCCCTCGGTCCTGGCCCCGGCGATGGCCCTTTCGGCCGCAGGCGTGGAGGTCAGCGTCATCCCGGCTGGCCCGGACGGCGTGGTCTCCCCGTCCCAGGCCGCCGCCCGCATCCTGCCCCAGACGCGGCTCGTCAGCGTCATGCTGGCCAACAACGAGACCGGGGTCATCCAGCCCGTGGCCGACATCGCGGCCCTGGCCCATGCCGCAGGCGCGGCCATGCATGTGGACGCCTCCCAGGCCGTGGGCAAGATTGACGTGAACGTGGACGCACTTGGCGCGGACTTTCTGACCATCGCCGGACACAAGCTCTACGCCCCGAAAGGGGTGGGCGCGCTCTACGTGCGAAAGGGCATGGAGCTGCCACCGCTTCTTCTGGGCGGCGGCCAGGAGGGGGGCCTGCGTTCGGGCACGGAAAACGTGGCCTTGATCGCGGGCCTGGGCGAGGCCTGCGCCATGGCCGCCGAAGACGTGGCCCGGGAGGCGGCCCGGCAGGTGCAGATTCGCGACGCCGTGGAGGCCGGGCTTTTGGGGCTCGGATACGAGGCCATGATCCACGGCCGGGGCGCGCCGAGGCTGCCCAACACCACGTTCATCGGCTTTGCGGGATTTCGGGCCGTGGACATCCTGTCGGAGTGCGTGACCGAGGACATCGGCTGCGGGGCCGGGGCGGCCTGCCACGGCGCGGACACCGCGATCTCCCCGGTGCTTGCGGCCATGGGCGTCGCCCGGGACTTTGCCGAGGGAACCATCCGGCTGTCGCTTGGGCGGTCCACCACCATGGAAGACGGCATGGAGCTTGTGGAGCGGCTGGGGAGGATACTTCGCCGCCTGTCCCGGTAACTCCGTCACGGGTATTCTATGGGGCATTCTGCGGGACGATCTGCGGGGCATTTTCTGCGGGACGGTCTGCGGGATGGTCTGCGGGACAGTCGGCGGGGCGGCCTTACCCGTCCGCCTCCCCTACTGCGCCTCCTCGTCCCACCGGGCGTAGGGCGGCCGCACGCCGTAGGGCCGCAGCCCGGGCAGGACCGTTTCCGGCGCGCCCTGGCAGGCGATGACGCCCTCGTGCAACACCAGGACATGGTCGGCCAGATCGGCCAGGGGATCGAGTTCGTGGGCGGCGGCGATCTGCGTCAGCCCGGCGGCGGCGTTTTGGCGCAGGATGCGGCGCATTTCCAGAACGCCCGGATAGTCGAGGTTGCTTAAGGGCTCGTCGAGCAAAAGCGCCTGCGGCGGCCCTTCGTCCGGCGCGTGGACCAGGGCGGCGGCCAGGCACAGCTTGCGGCGCTGGCCAAAGGACAGGGTATGCACCGGGGCCTCCCACAAGGCCAAAAGCCCCATGCGCCGGGCGGCGTTCCGGGCCACGTCCAGGAACCGGGGGTCGCGGGGGTCGCCGGAAAGCGTCAGGTCTTCGCCCACGGTCGCGCCGAGGATCTGCATGTCCGGGTCTTGCAGCACGAGGCGCACGGCGCGCCGGATGCCGTCCTCGTCCCCGGGGGAGACGCGCTCCCCCACGCGCACGGTCCCGGCGTCCGGGGTGAGGATGCCCGCCACAAGGGCCAAAAGCGTGGACTTGCCCGCCCCGTTTCGCCCGGCCAGGATGGTCAGCGCCTTGTCGGGCGTGCCCCCGGTGGCCCCGCACAGGACCGGGCGGCCCTTTTCGTGGGCGAAGGACAGGTCCGTGAAGGCGATCACGCCGGAAGCAGCCTTTTGGCGCGCAGGTGCCGGTAGCAGGCGATGGCCAGGGCCATCTTCACGAGATCGGACGGAATAAACGGCACAAGGCCCACGGCGGCGGCTTTGGCCAGGTCGGTGTTCATGACTGCGGCCAGACGCACGACGCCCGGGGTGAAAAGGACCACCGAGCCCACAAGCCCGAAGGCGATGCCGCGCAGCCAGGGCAGCTCCCCGGGTTGGCCGTCCGCCGCCCGGCGCGGAGCCAGGCCGTAGACGGCGGCCTGGAAGACAAATCCCAGAAGAAAACCGCCGGTGGGGCCCAGCAGATGGGCGAAACCCGAGGAGCCCTTGGAGAAGACCGGCAGCCCCAAAACCCCGGCGGCGATGTACAGCAGGACCGCTACGGGGCCGCG
Above is a genomic segment from Desulfolutivibrio sulfodismutans DSM 3696 containing:
- a CDS encoding branched-chain amino acid ABC transporter permease; its protein translation is MRGVTALLGPLKYLLLAAALAYPLTPVSDVYVLHVVVLVMVYMVLAMGLNILPGFCGLLDLGYVGFYGIGAYTAGLLTLNYDLSFWIIVPLAVLNGALWGIVLGAPTLRLVGDYFAIVTFGFSELVVLFLTNEIWLTRGPLGLPGIAPVSLDLSWLSRLLNPEWDWRYVFSGEEPYYYLGMAMVFMVYVVLRRVEDSRLGRAWLAIREDPMAAASTGVNLFAYKVIAFAVSTGIGALAGCFYARWAMFLSPDMFKFWESFLVLCMVVLGGLGNIRGALIGAVVLISLGEVLRVALPKFGLPAETRFLVYGLIMVLIMRFRPGGFFTAVAESTLASPLIIDLRRKLAARKTG
- a CDS encoding branched-chain amino acid ABC transporter permease, producing the protein MLEQQLVNGLTLGLIYALIAVGYTMVYGVIELINFAHGEVYMFGAFLCMTFLTVFGAPLIVAVLLSMACCALMGVLLDVVAYRPLRNAPRLAALITAIGMSIFLQNLAMIIWGSRPLPFVKEALPAFFKVTALSFGDVNISWMQMTIYIVAISLMILLNVIITKTRTGTAMRALAQNRVCASLMGINVNRVIAFTFALGSGLGAMAGIMVSMFYNTMYPTMGYNAGVKAFAAAVLGGIGSVPGAMFGGVVLGIAETLGAGYVSSPYRDGVAYAIMILVIILRPSGLLGRAVTEKA
- a CDS encoding ABC transporter substrate-binding protein, whose product is MLGKGLKFFGTACLMGLLLAAVPALADDVIKIAVPSPYTGSAAGFGENVKAGVTLKVEEINAAGGIGGKKVEAVYLDEQCEPREAATVSTKIANDKAIVGIVGHLCSSAHLAALPTYVREGIAAISPTATSVTITDKNKDAKGNVWSFRNVYRDDFQGKFLAQYVDKVMGLKKIAVFYENNDYGIGLKDAFVKEAKTLGLTIVGEEAYMKGAQDFNPQLTKMKGGAPEALFIAGYYPEGALIVDQAKKIGLDVPKFGADGFDNADYIKLAGDAADGLYLTAPFLAETAGPDAKKFIETFKARFGRDVDWMSANAYDATGMLADAIAKVGADRAKIRDYLAGINTADKGYKGITGVNYFDQNGDCLKPAYVKTVKGNAFVPAPKQMD
- a CDS encoding tetratricopeptide repeat protein; translated protein: MTTIRNTTAQDDGKNALIGRSVAALMGLALVAMFVSSFLYRAENPSRVVRTDTPAMPQGMGGMGGMADSGPMKEIMELMQRQKDEPDNPAVQLELAERFMMMGAYDRALIFLEKAAGLDPDNPQILNDKGIALYNTGKAEEAKAAFEAILAKNAADFRARFNLGLLYKYALGDMDKAAEQLRAVMDSPAVDERTRSQAKSELENPPEAGDKPAK
- a CDS encoding CcmD family protein, which translates into the protein MEKETYLFVANALVWIGVGGYLLFLSRVQARLQKRLKRLEIMRDDNP
- a CDS encoding cytochrome c biogenesis protein → MTILSLATVLAFAAAQYLIWFYAPVEASMGVVQKIFYMHMPMAGWSMVAFAVVFVASVLYLLRRDPKWDRLAGACAELGVLFSGLALVTGMMWARPIWNVWWTWDPRLTTTLVMWFVYAAYLVLRASDMGPQRRRLVCAVLGVAAFLDVPLVFVSARYWRSIHPAVLGAQGGGLEPEMLATLVAGVVAFGLLSVTLVRLRLSLSAAEAEMAAITLDRIG
- a CDS encoding PIN domain-containing protein, giving the protein MAGRRFLDTNVLVYAYSSTEPDKRDVAVALLGQEVVTSSQVLGEFVWVMHRKFGVPNDVLSDIVVGMGEVFEIVEVGTAAVRKALRLCSDHGLPYWDGVVAASALLAGCGELLTEDFQNGRLFEDRLRIINPFAG
- a CDS encoding heme exporter protein CcmB, with protein sequence MLSRAAAVAAKDLRLSLAGAQGPAQTVLLGLILIFIFSLSRDPGELFPPLSAAAVFWLATAFGQVLVFNTLYSLEEGGCRDGLLLSPAPVQAVWLGKAAAGMALLLACQAVFAPAVVAFLGQRPAGSLVSGLVFILAADWGIVALGSLLGAISAGRGARESLLTVVLFPLLTPLLLAAIRLTEGVLSGEPADTGLWLGMALAFDAVFTAAALALFPSLYSGED
- a CDS encoding ABC transporter ATP-binding protein, producing MAMPASIPGPRVLVRLGKVGKFYGERPVLRGIEAEVRAAEVMLVVGKNGAGKSTLLRIMAGLARPEPGQVEHFAEPGQAAFLGHRPFVYPRLTADANLAFWSRMHGRNLDRQARMALLERVGLADFADEPAGVFSRGMTQRLDLARVFAQAPGLLFLDEPASGLDMASAALLRREIAALRSAGAGVVMVSHDVAGDLPLADRVLHLAGTRAVFCGPAREFDAGAFGAAGAC